Proteins encoded by one window of Dokdonella sp.:
- a CDS encoding DUF6607 family protein, translating into MTSRPLITPFVLVSLFMLAGCASAPRSKSTAAAPKPLAEAAPAQYTSPCPKPPTNAEERFECDRRSILAMAGEFRVRFIFDETAALAPGYTPHPAQRSGATELVEVVEDTGRKIVLQHILVMKMGEDVHVIKHWRQDWHYEPADLLRYRGRSRFEHEAVDANAARGAWAQVVYEVDDAPRYSGIGHWTHSDGVDAWMSDLSLRPLPRREHSKRRDYQAIEAYNRHTLTPGGWVHEQDNTKLVIDVDGKRHAIARERGINSYTRITDFDFNPGREYWEKTKAYWASVRDAWARGAAAKASFELEPDPDDEPRINELFGQAERARKGETVPVAEIEDVLIHYGLPLTPPEGGSVY; encoded by the coding sequence ATGACCTCACGTCCGCTGATCACGCCTTTCGTCCTCGTTTCGCTGTTCATGCTGGCCGGCTGTGCCAGCGCACCGCGCAGCAAGTCCACTGCCGCGGCGCCGAAACCGCTCGCCGAAGCAGCCCCCGCGCAGTACACCTCGCCCTGCCCGAAGCCGCCGACGAACGCCGAGGAACGCTTCGAGTGCGATCGCCGTAGCATCCTCGCCATGGCCGGCGAGTTCCGCGTGCGCTTCATCTTCGACGAAACCGCCGCGCTCGCACCAGGCTACACGCCGCATCCGGCACAGCGCAGCGGCGCCACCGAACTCGTCGAAGTCGTCGAGGACACGGGCCGCAAGATCGTCCTGCAGCACATCCTGGTCATGAAGATGGGCGAGGACGTGCACGTCATCAAGCACTGGCGCCAGGACTGGCACTACGAACCGGCCGATCTGCTGCGCTATCGTGGCCGCAGCCGCTTCGAACACGAAGCGGTCGACGCGAATGCAGCGCGCGGGGCGTGGGCGCAGGTCGTCTACGAAGTCGATGACGCGCCGCGCTACAGCGGCATCGGCCACTGGACGCACAGCGACGGCGTCGATGCCTGGATGTCCGACCTCAGCCTGCGTCCGCTGCCGCGCCGCGAACATTCCAAGCGCCGCGACTACCAGGCGATCGAGGCGTACAACCGCCACACGCTGACGCCGGGCGGCTGGGTGCATGAACAGGACAACACCAAGCTCGTCATCGACGTCGACGGCAAGCGCCACGCCATCGCCCGCGAACGCGGCATCAACAGCTACACGCGCATCACCGATTTCGATTTCAACCCGGGCCGCGAATACTGGGAAAAGACAAAGGCCTACTGGGCCAGCGTGCGCGACGCCTGGGCACGCGGCGCGGCGGCGAAGGCCTCGTTCGAGCTCGAACCCGACCCCGACGACGAGCCGCGCATCAATGAGCTGTTCGGCCAGGCCGAACGTGCGCGCAAGGGTGAAACCGTGCCTGTCGCCGAGATCGAGGACGTGCTGATCCACTACGGCCTGCCGCTGACGCCGCCGGAGGGTGGGTCGGTTTATTGA
- the trpD gene encoding anthranilate phosphoribosyltransferase gives MSMTPQQALQRAIEHREIFHDEMVGLMRQIMRGEVSPVMTAAILTGLRVKKETVGEISAAARVMRELAAPVEVAAREHLVDIVGTGGDGGHSFNVSTTAMFVVAAAGACVAKHGNRSVSSKSGSADVLEALGAVIELQPADVARCIEAVGVGFMYAPIHHPAMKAVAAVRREMGVRTIFNILGPLTNPAGAPNILMGVFHPDLVGIQVRVLAELGAERALVVWGKDGMDEISLGGATMIGELRDGVVHEYEIHPEEFGFAMASGRQLRVENPAESCVRVREALDDRPGVARDIVTLNAGAALYVAGKASSIADGIALARATIASGAARAKLDAYVAQTRALSKG, from the coding sequence ATGTCCATGACGCCCCAACAAGCCCTGCAACGCGCGATCGAGCATCGCGAAATCTTCCACGACGAGATGGTCGGGCTGATGCGCCAGATCATGCGTGGCGAGGTGTCGCCGGTGATGACCGCCGCGATCCTGACCGGTTTGCGCGTGAAGAAGGAGACGGTGGGGGAAATCTCGGCGGCGGCGCGCGTCATGCGCGAGCTGGCCGCACCGGTCGAGGTGGCCGCGCGCGAGCATCTGGTCGACATCGTCGGCACTGGCGGCGATGGTGGGCACAGCTTCAACGTGTCGACGACGGCGATGTTCGTGGTCGCCGCGGCCGGCGCGTGCGTGGCCAAGCATGGCAATCGCAGCGTGTCGTCCAAGTCCGGCAGTGCCGATGTACTGGAGGCGCTTGGTGCGGTGATCGAACTGCAGCCGGCCGACGTCGCGCGCTGCATCGAGGCGGTCGGTGTCGGCTTCATGTACGCGCCGATCCATCATCCGGCGATGAAAGCAGTCGCTGCCGTGCGCCGCGAGATGGGCGTGCGCACGATCTTCAACATCCTCGGGCCGCTGACCAATCCGGCGGGCGCGCCGAATATCCTGATGGGCGTGTTCCATCCCGACCTGGTCGGTATCCAGGTGCGCGTGCTCGCCGAGCTCGGCGCCGAGCGCGCGCTGGTGGTCTGGGGCAAGGACGGCATGGACGAAATCTCGCTCGGCGGCGCGACGATGATCGGCGAACTGAGGGACGGCGTCGTGCACGAGTACGAGATCCATCCCGAGGAGTTCGGTTTCGCCATGGCCTCGGGCAGGCAGTTGCGCGTCGAGAACCCGGCCGAATCATGCGTGCGCGTGCGCGAGGCGCTGGACGATCGTCCCGGCGTCGCCCGCGACATCGTCACGTTGAATGCAGGCGCGGCCTTGTACGTTGCCGGCAAGGCGAGCTCCATCGCCGACGGCATCGCGCTGGCGCGCGCGACGATCGCCAGTGGTGCTGCGCGTGCAAAGCTCGACGCCTACGTCGCGCAGACGCGCGCGTTGTCGAAGGGGTGA
- a CDS encoding aminodeoxychorismate/anthranilate synthase component II — MLLMIDNYDSFTFNLVQYFGELGEEVKVVRNDELGVAEIRALAPARIVISPGPCTPNEAGVSLAVLRELAGTVPIFGVCLGHQSIGQAFGGQVVRAQRIMHGKTSMIHHAGRGVFRGLPDPFEATRYHSLVVEKDSLPDELEVTAWTVDEDGGVDEIMGLRHRELDVEGVQFHPESILTQHGHDLLRNFLAR, encoded by the coding sequence ATGTTGCTGATGATCGACAACTACGACAGCTTCACCTTCAACCTCGTGCAGTACTTCGGCGAGTTGGGGGAGGAGGTGAAGGTCGTGCGCAACGACGAGCTGGGCGTGGCGGAGATCCGCGCGCTGGCGCCGGCGCGCATCGTCATCTCGCCGGGGCCTTGCACGCCGAACGAGGCCGGCGTGTCGCTCGCGGTGCTGCGCGAACTGGCCGGAACGGTGCCCATCTTCGGTGTTTGCCTGGGCCACCAGTCGATCGGCCAGGCCTTCGGTGGCCAGGTCGTGCGCGCGCAAAGGATCATGCACGGCAAGACCTCGATGATCCATCACGCAGGTCGCGGCGTGTTTCGCGGCCTGCCGGATCCGTTCGAGGCGACACGCTACCACTCGCTGGTGGTCGAGAAGGATTCGTTGCCGGATGAACTCGAGGTCACCGCGTGGACCGTGGACGAGGACGGCGGCGTCGATGAGATCATGGGCCTGCGCCATCGCGAGCTCGACGTCGAGGGCGTGCAGTTCCATCCGGAGTCGATCCTCACCCAGCATGGGCACGACCTGTTGCGCAATTTCCTGGCGCGGTGA
- a CDS encoding patatin-like phospholipase family protein has translation MPKPRPPTSRSSSAPPVSGAPRTINLALQGGGSHGAFTWGVLDRLLEDGRIDFDGICGTSAGAMNAVLLAHGYSLDGRDGARAALAGFWQRVAALGAAANPVVDLLGAHADGAAAQALLAVQQWMLESLARTLSPYQLNPLAINPLRDLLGDCVDFERLRKHSVIKLFLCATNVRSGKVRIFDNAAMSLDAVMASACLPHLFHAVEIDGEHYWDGGYMGNPALFPLFYATATRDVVIVMVNPIRRDEVPTTPAAIADRVSEISFNSSLMREMRAVEFVTRQLSEGWLRPEYTQRMRHVLVHLVRADGFMGTLAAATKIRADLRFLTGLRDRGRACAAQWLADHHADLGVRSTIDLRREFLD, from the coding sequence ATGCCGAAACCACGTCCGCCGACGTCCCGTTCCAGTTCCGCACCACCGGTTTCCGGCGCACCTCGCACGATCAATCTCGCCCTGCAGGGCGGTGGTTCGCACGGGGCGTTTACCTGGGGCGTGCTCGATCGCTTGCTGGAAGACGGGCGCATCGACTTCGACGGCATCTGTGGAACCAGCGCCGGTGCGATGAACGCCGTGCTATTGGCTCATGGGTACTCGCTCGACGGACGTGATGGCGCGCGCGCCGCGCTGGCCGGGTTCTGGCAGCGCGTGGCGGCGCTCGGCGCGGCGGCCAATCCGGTGGTCGACCTGCTCGGCGCACATGCGGACGGCGCTGCCGCGCAGGCACTGCTCGCCGTGCAGCAATGGATGCTGGAGTCGCTGGCGCGCACGCTGTCGCCGTACCAGCTCAATCCGCTCGCGATCAATCCGTTGCGCGACCTGCTTGGCGACTGCGTGGATTTCGAACGCCTGCGCAAGCACTCGGTGATCAAGCTGTTCCTGTGCGCGACCAACGTGCGCAGCGGCAAGGTGCGCATCTTCGACAATGCGGCGATGTCGCTCGACGCGGTGATGGCCTCGGCCTGCCTGCCGCACCTCTTCCATGCGGTCGAGATCGATGGCGAGCACTACTGGGATGGCGGCTACATGGGCAATCCTGCGCTGTTCCCGCTGTTCTACGCCACCGCCACGCGCGATGTGGTCATCGTCATGGTCAACCCGATCCGGCGCGACGAAGTACCGACGACGCCGGCCGCGATCGCCGACCGGGTCAGCGAGATCAGCTTCAATTCCTCGCTGATGCGCGAGATGCGCGCCGTCGAGTTCGTCACCCGGCAACTGAGCGAAGGCTGGCTGAGGCCCGAGTACACGCAGCGCATGCGCCACGTGCTGGTGCACCTGGTCCGCGCCGACGGCTTCATGGGCACGCTCGCCGCGGCGACCAAGATCCGCGCCGACCTGCGTTTCCTCACCGGCTTGCGTGATCGCGGCCGGGCCTGCGCCGCGCAATGGCTGGCCGATCACCACGCCGACCTCGGCGTGCGCAGCACGATCGACCTGCGCAGGGAGTTCCTCGACTGA
- a CDS encoding efflux transporter outer membrane subunit, which yields MKIKAVLSTAVLVGLAGCSAIVRTPYERPAIVMPVQWDVVAPVAEERAGDRWWTRFDDAELDRVVEAALAANNNLAAAAIRARRAQLQAGLAATALIPSFNAGLNANASRDLDDGGPTARSNSASIGASYVVDLWGRLGSQRDAARWEALASEQDLASARLALIGTSTGLYWQLAYLNQRIAASEASIAYAERTLALVRTQFAAGAVSRLELSDAEQSLVSQRAAHVQLVQQRSETGNAFAILFDAPPGTTIADPQRLDTREPPAIAAGLPADLLGGRPDLRAAELRLRATLAGVDATRASWYPSLSLTAGVGSSSTSLADVLKNPIGTLGAGLSLPFLDIKQRRLDIAVAEAQYEEAVVGFRQTLYQALADTANALAAREALGARAALLAESLDAARTSERLNEVRYKAGAVALRGWLDAQERRRSAEIAFAEVQLARLNAQVVLYQALGGDATVP from the coding sequence ATGAAGATCAAGGCCGTCCTTTCCACTGCCGTGCTCGTCGGTCTCGCCGGTTGTTCGGCGATCGTGCGCACACCATACGAGCGCCCCGCCATCGTCATGCCGGTGCAATGGGATGTGGTGGCGCCGGTCGCCGAGGAGCGCGCCGGCGACCGCTGGTGGACGCGTTTCGACGACGCCGAACTCGACCGCGTGGTCGAGGCCGCGCTTGCCGCCAACAACAATCTCGCCGCGGCAGCGATCCGTGCGCGTCGCGCGCAGTTGCAGGCCGGGCTCGCCGCGACCGCACTGATTCCGTCGTTTAATGCCGGACTCAACGCCAATGCCAGCCGCGATCTCGACGATGGCGGCCCGACAGCGCGCTCGAACTCGGCTTCGATCGGCGCGAGCTACGTGGTCGACCTGTGGGGCCGGCTCGGCAGCCAGCGCGACGCTGCCCGCTGGGAAGCGCTCGCCAGCGAACAGGATCTCGCCAGCGCACGCCTTGCCTTGATCGGCACCAGCACCGGCCTGTACTGGCAGCTCGCCTATCTCAACCAGCGCATCGCCGCCAGCGAAGCGAGCATCGCCTATGCAGAACGCACGCTCGCGCTGGTGCGCACGCAGTTCGCCGCCGGCGCGGTCTCGCGCCTCGAACTCAGCGATGCCGAGCAGAGCCTGGTCAGCCAGCGTGCCGCCCATGTGCAGCTCGTGCAGCAGCGCAGCGAAACAGGCAATGCCTTCGCGATCCTGTTCGATGCACCGCCTGGCACGACCATCGCCGATCCGCAGCGCCTTGATACACGCGAGCCACCGGCGATCGCCGCCGGCTTGCCGGCCGACCTGCTTGGCGGTCGTCCGGACCTGCGCGCGGCCGAACTGCGCCTGCGCGCGACCCTGGCCGGTGTCGATGCCACGCGTGCGAGCTGGTATCCGTCGCTCAGCCTCACTGCCGGTGTCGGTTCGTCGAGCACCTCGCTCGCCGACGTGCTGAAGAACCCGATCGGCACGCTCGGCGCCGGCCTTTCGCTGCCTTTCCTCGACATCAAGCAGCGTCGCCTCGACATCGCCGTGGCAGAGGCGCAGTACGAGGAAGCGGTGGTTGGCTTCCGCCAGACCTTGTATCAAGCGCTCGCCGACACCGCCAATGCGCTTGCCGCGCGCGAGGCGCTGGGTGCGCGCGCGGCCCTGCTGGCCGAATCCCTCGACGCCGCGCGCACTTCCGAGCGCCTCAACGAGGTGCGCTACAAGGCTGGCGCGGTGGCCCTGCGTGGCTGGCTCGACGCACAGGAACGCCGTCGTTCGGCCGAGATTGCCTTCGCCGAAGTGCAGCTCGCCCGACTCAATGCCCAGGTCGTGCTGTACCAGGCGCTCGGCGGCGACGCGACCGTGCCGTGA
- a CDS encoding MacB family efflux pump subunit, which produces MNVTTPLLQVRGLRREYPAGDQTLVVLRDVDLDIAAGEFVAIVGASGSGKSTLMNILGCLDRPTAGSYRVAGRETGSLDPDELAELRREHFGFVFQRYHLLPDLSALGNVETPAIYAGKDAGARRERARSLLTRLGLAERLGHKPGQLSGGQQQRVSIARALMNGGEVILADEPTGALDSASGAEMLALLKELHGEGHTIILVTHDANVAAHARRVIEISDGVIVADRRTESEAAPVPRAAAKAGAQGWRAAWDRFAEAFRMAVLAMAAHRLRTFLTMLGIIIGIASVVSVVALGEGSRQRILTDISSIGTNIIDIYPGAGFGDMRSARVRTLVPADADVLAQQDYVDSVTPGVSSGVALRYGNVSVNAQVAGVGEQYFRVRGVEIDEGVAFDADAVRRQSQDVVIDPNTRAKLFPNGAEAIGQVILLGNVPCRIIGVTRKKDSAFGSSENLNVFVPYTTAMSRLLGQSYLRNITVRVSDEVSMAAAEQAITQLLTQRHGRQDFFVSNIDSVRQTVEQTTQTMTLLVSSIALISLVVGGIGVMNIMLVSVTERTREIGVRMAVGARQSDILQQFLIEAVLVCLFGGLLGVLLAVAIGSVFARVGGNFQMVYSVTSMVVAFACSTLIGVVFGFLPARSAARLDPVEALARE; this is translated from the coding sequence CTGAACGTGACCACGCCGCTGCTCCAGGTCCGTGGCCTGCGCCGGGAGTACCCGGCCGGCGACCAGACTCTCGTCGTCCTGCGCGATGTCGACCTCGACATCGCCGCCGGCGAGTTCGTCGCCATCGTCGGCGCTTCCGGTTCCGGCAAGTCGACCCTGATGAACATCCTCGGCTGCCTCGATCGTCCGACCGCCGGCAGCTATCGCGTGGCCGGCCGCGAGACCGGCAGCCTCGATCCCGACGAGCTCGCCGAGCTGCGTCGCGAGCATTTCGGCTTCGTCTTCCAGCGCTACCATCTGCTCCCCGACCTGAGCGCGCTCGGCAACGTCGAGACACCGGCGATCTACGCCGGCAAGGATGCAGGCGCGCGACGTGAACGCGCGCGTTCCCTACTCACCCGCCTCGGTCTCGCCGAGCGCCTCGGCCACAAGCCGGGTCAGCTCTCCGGCGGTCAGCAGCAGCGCGTCTCGATCGCGCGGGCGCTGATGAACGGCGGCGAGGTCATCCTCGCCGACGAACCGACCGGCGCGCTCGACAGCGCCAGCGGTGCCGAGATGCTCGCCTTGCTGAAGGAACTGCACGGCGAGGGCCACACGATCATCCTGGTCACTCACGATGCGAACGTCGCCGCACATGCGCGGCGCGTGATCGAGATCAGCGATGGCGTGATCGTCGCCGACCGGCGCACGGAGAGCGAGGCCGCGCCAGTGCCACGCGCAGCGGCGAAGGCCGGCGCGCAGGGCTGGCGCGCTGCCTGGGATCGCTTCGCCGAGGCCTTCCGCATGGCCGTTCTGGCGATGGCCGCGCACCGTCTGCGCACGTTCCTGACCATGCTCGGCATCATCATCGGTATCGCCTCGGTGGTGTCCGTGGTCGCCCTCGGCGAAGGTTCACGCCAGCGCATCCTCACCGACATCAGTTCGATCGGCACCAACATCATCGACATCTATCCGGGTGCAGGCTTCGGCGACATGCGTTCGGCACGCGTGCGCACACTGGTGCCGGCCGATGCCGACGTGCTGGCTCAGCAGGACTATGTCGACAGCGTCACCCCCGGCGTGTCCTCGGGCGTGGCCTTGCGCTACGGCAACGTCTCGGTCAACGCGCAGGTCGCCGGTGTCGGCGAGCAGTACTTCCGCGTGCGCGGTGTCGAGATCGACGAGGGCGTGGCCTTCGATGCCGATGCCGTGCGCCGCCAGTCGCAGGATGTCGTGATCGATCCGAACACGCGCGCCAAGCTGTTCCCGAACGGCGCCGAGGCCATCGGCCAGGTCATCCTGCTCGGCAACGTGCCCTGCCGCATCATCGGCGTGACCAGAAAGAAGGACTCCGCCTTCGGCAGCAGCGAAAACCTCAATGTATTCGTGCCGTACACGACGGCGATGAGTCGCCTGCTCGGGCAGTCGTACCTGCGCAACATCACCGTGCGCGTCAGCGACGAGGTGTCGATGGCTGCGGCCGAGCAGGCGATCACGCAACTGCTGACGCAGCGCCACGGCCGCCAGGACTTCTTCGTCTCCAACATCGACAGCGTGCGCCAGACCGTCGAGCAGACCACGCAGACGATGACCCTGCTGGTGTCTTCGATCGCGCTGATCTCGCTGGTGGTTGGCGGCATCGGTGTGATGAACATCATGCTGGTCTCGGTCACGGAGCGCACGCGCGAGATTGGCGTGCGCATGGCCGTCGGCGCACGCCAGAGCGACATCCTGCAGCAGTTCCTGATCGAAGCCGTGCTGGTCTGCCTCTTCGGCGGCCTGCTCGGCGTGCTGCTCGCAGTCGCCATCGGCAGCGTGTTCGCGCGCGTCGGCGGCAACTTCCAGATGGTTTATTCCGTCACCTCGATGGTCGTTGCGTTCGCCTGTTCGACGCTGATCGGCGTGGTGTTCGGCTTCCTGCCGGCGCGCAGTGCGGCCCGGCTCGATCCTGTCGAGGCACTGGCGCGCGAATGA
- a CDS encoding efflux RND transporter periplasmic adaptor subunit — MHIRTQRLVRSAILVVVAIALALLAKAWLFPAKAEASHVSAPVTLADIEDTVIATGELEARNLVSVGAQVSGRVVSLKVDVGDVVSAGQLIAEIDSLPQQNTLRNAEAAMQTTQAQRVARAAALRQAELAFKRQQDMMVEEATSRAEYEAAEAALATTRADVAALDAQLAQARIQVDTARLNLGYTKITAPIDGTIVAVVTKEGQTVNANQSAPTIVKLAQLDTLTVKAQISEADVPKVKAGQKVWFTILGEPDRRYYAELRAVEPAPESIASESSASSASSSSSTAIYYNGLFDVPNPEGRLRIAMTAQVNIVLAEAKDALVVPSSALGAPQRDESQAQHTPRAGGEGVAPQTAGGPQRARGGSDAMPRRPRGDAANGGLRSVRVLKPDGSVETRNVRVGINNNVNAQILEGVQEGERVVTGTASAAASAAARQPGVRMRPPMGF; from the coding sequence ATGCACATACGTACACAACGCCTCGTCCGCAGCGCGATCCTCGTCGTCGTCGCAATTGCCCTCGCCCTGTTGGCCAAGGCATGGCTGTTCCCGGCCAAGGCCGAGGCGAGCCATGTCAGCGCGCCAGTGACGCTGGCCGACATCGAGGACACCGTGATCGCCACCGGCGAGCTCGAGGCGCGCAACCTCGTCAGCGTCGGCGCGCAGGTGTCCGGGCGCGTGGTCTCGCTCAAGGTCGATGTCGGCGACGTCGTCAGCGCCGGCCAGCTCATCGCCGAGATCGATTCGCTGCCGCAGCAGAACACGCTGCGCAACGCCGAGGCGGCGATGCAGACCACGCAGGCGCAGCGCGTGGCGCGCGCTGCGGCGTTGCGTCAGGCCGAACTGGCCTTCAAGCGCCAGCAGGACATGATGGTCGAGGAGGCCACCTCGCGCGCCGAGTACGAGGCCGCCGAGGCCGCGCTGGCGACCACGCGCGCGGACGTCGCTGCACTCGATGCCCAGTTGGCGCAGGCGCGGATCCAGGTCGACACCGCGCGCCTCAACCTCGGCTACACCAAGATCACCGCGCCGATCGACGGCACCATCGTCGCCGTCGTCACCAAGGAGGGGCAGACGGTCAATGCCAACCAGTCTGCACCGACCATCGTCAAGCTTGCCCAGCTCGACACGTTGACCGTGAAGGCACAGATTTCCGAGGCCGACGTACCCAAGGTCAAGGCCGGACAGAAGGTCTGGTTCACCATCCTCGGCGAGCCGGACCGGCGCTACTACGCCGAGTTGCGTGCGGTCGAGCCGGCACCGGAATCGATCGCCAGCGAATCGTCCGCCTCGTCCGCGTCGAGCAGTTCGTCGACGGCGATCTACTACAACGGCCTGTTCGATGTGCCGAACCCGGAAGGGCGCCTGCGCATCGCCATGACCGCACAGGTCAACATCGTGTTGGCCGAGGCGAAGGATGCACTGGTGGTGCCGTCCTCGGCGCTTGGCGCGCCGCAGCGAGATGAGAGCCAGGCGCAGCACACGCCGCGTGCCGGTGGTGAAGGCGTCGCTCCGCAAACCGCCGGCGGCCCGCAACGCGCACGTGGCGGCAGTGACGCGATGCCGCGACGGCCGCGCGGCGACGCCGCCAACGGCGGCCTGCGCAGCGTGCGCGTGCTCAAACCCGATGGCAGTGTCGAGACGCGCAATGTGCGCGTCGGCATCAACAACAACGTCAACGCACAGATCCTCGAAGGCGTCCAGGAAGGCGAGCGCGTGGTCACCGGCACGGCAAGCGCGGCGGCGTCGGCGGCAGCGCGTCAGCCGGGCGTGCGCATGCGTCCACCGATGGGCTTCTGA
- the msrA gene encoding peptide-methionine (S)-S-oxide reductase MsrA, which translates to MSLVCDLPGANLAIARGAFPNPERDIDPASAGGAQLAVLAGGCFWCVEAVFRELDGVVEVLPGYSGDGAHNADYKTVCSGTTNHAEVVSIRFDPRRISYGQLLKVFFSVAHDPTQKDRQGEDRGRQYRSAIFHVDAAQKDVAEAYIRQLDSAGVFHAPIVTEVVPLDTFHVAEAYHHNYAELHPEQGYIAAVALPKVAKLREKYADKLKGASIKADRD; encoded by the coding sequence ATGAGCCTCGTCTGTGACCTTCCCGGCGCCAACCTCGCGATCGCGCGCGGCGCCTTTCCGAATCCCGAGCGCGACATCGATCCGGCCTCTGCCGGCGGTGCCCAACTCGCCGTGCTCGCCGGCGGCTGCTTCTGGTGCGTCGAGGCGGTATTCAGGGAACTCGACGGTGTCGTCGAGGTACTGCCGGGCTACAGCGGCGATGGCGCGCACAATGCCGACTACAAGACCGTGTGCAGCGGCACGACGAATCATGCCGAGGTGGTCTCGATCCGCTTCGACCCTCGGCGCATCAGTTATGGCCAGTTGCTCAAGGTGTTCTTCTCGGTGGCCCATGATCCGACCCAGAAGGACCGCCAGGGCGAGGACCGCGGTCGCCAGTACCGCTCGGCGATCTTCCACGTCGACGCCGCGCAGAAGGACGTCGCCGAAGCCTACATCCGCCAGCTCGACAGCGCCGGCGTGTTCCACGCACCGATCGTCACCGAGGTGGTGCCGCTGGACACCTTCCACGTCGCCGAGGCCTATCATCACAACTACGCCGAGCTGCACCCCGAACAGGGCTACATCGCAGCGGTCGCCCTGCCCAAGGTCGCCAAGCTGCGCGAGAAGTACGCCGACAAGCTCAAGGGCGCTTCAATCAAGGCCGATCGCGACTGA
- the msrB gene encoding peptide-methionine (R)-S-oxide reductase MsrB: protein MTTSASGHDITPLDAGEVERLAAALSPEERRVILDHGTERPFCGGLLDNHRDGTYTCRLCALPLFRSDAKFDSGSGWPSFFRPFDLQHIREIRDTSHGMIRTEIRCARCDGHLGHVFPDGPLPTGLRYCLNSLAMRFEEEP from the coding sequence GTGACCACATCCGCCAGCGGCCACGACATCACCCCACTCGATGCCGGCGAGGTCGAACGCCTTGCCGCCGCACTGAGCCCCGAGGAACGCCGCGTCATCCTCGACCACGGCACCGAGCGACCGTTCTGCGGCGGTCTCCTCGACAACCATCGCGACGGCACCTACACCTGCCGCCTGTGTGCACTGCCGTTGTTCCGCTCCGATGCCAAGTTCGACTCCGGCAGCGGCTGGCCGAGTTTCTTCCGACCGTTCGACCTGCAGCACATCCGCGAGATCCGCGACACCAGCCACGGCATGATCCGCACCGAGATCCGCTGTGCACGCTGCGACGGCCACCTCGGCCATGTTTTCCCGGACGGACCGTTGCCGACCGGGCTGCGCTATTGCTTGAATTCGCTGGCGATGCGGTTCGAGGAAGAACCGTAG
- a CDS encoding serine/threonine protein kinase, which translates to MKKQACSAAPYARLDPDTVLDAVAAVGFEPDGRLLALGSYENRVYQVGIEDARPLVAKFYRPGRWSDAAIDEEHGFAHELAEAELPMVAPLLVDGCSLFVHEGFRYALYPRQGGRAPELESADHLAWMGRLLARLHAVGARRAFTARPAIDVDGFVRDAARKVFASNLVPPMLEGRYQRLVADLADMLDARFAAVGPVARLRLHGDCHLGNVLWTDAGPHFVDLDDARMGPAVQDLWMLAPTREALDALLEGYAEFRDFDATELALIEPLRLMRQVHWAGWVAARWPDPAFPQAFPQVGEARWWEQHCNDLAEALALD; encoded by the coding sequence ATGAAGAAGCAGGCCTGCAGCGCCGCACCCTACGCGCGACTCGATCCCGACACCGTTCTCGACGCGGTCGCCGCGGTCGGCTTCGAACCGGACGGTCGTCTGCTCGCACTCGGCAGCTACGAGAACCGCGTCTACCAGGTCGGCATCGAGGATGCGCGCCCGCTGGTCGCCAAGTTCTACCGGCCCGGCCGTTGGAGCGATGCGGCGATCGACGAGGAGCATGGGTTCGCTCACGAACTCGCCGAGGCGGAGCTGCCGATGGTCGCACCGCTGCTCGTCGATGGTTGCAGCCTGTTCGTGCACGAGGGATTCCGCTACGCGCTGTATCCGCGCCAGGGCGGTCGTGCACCCGAACTGGAGTCGGCTGATCACTTGGCCTGGATGGGCCGACTGCTCGCGCGCCTGCACGCGGTTGGCGCACGCCGCGCGTTCACGGCACGGCCGGCGATCGACGTCGACGGCTTCGTGCGGGATGCCGCACGCAAGGTGTTCGCCTCCAACCTCGTGCCGCCGATGCTGGAAGGCCGCTACCAGCGTCTTGTCGCCGATCTCGCCGACATGCTCGATGCACGCTTCGCTGCGGTCGGTCCGGTCGCGCGCCTGCGCCTGCACGGCGACTGCCATCTCGGCAACGTGCTGTGGACCGATGCCGGGCCGCATTTCGTCGATCTCGACGACGCACGCATGGGCCCGGCCGTGCAGGACCTGTGGATGCTCGCGCCGACCCGCGAGGCACTCGACGCCCTGCTCGAGGGCTATGCCGAATTCCGTGATTTCGACGCGACTGAACTTGCTCTGATCGAACCGCTGCGCCTGATGCGCCAGGTGCACTGGGCCGGCTGGGTCGCCGCGCGCTGGCCCGATCCCGCGTTCCCGCAGGCCTTCCCGCAGGTCGGCGAGGCGCGCTGGTGGGAGCAGCATTGCAACGACCTCGCCGAGGCGCTGGCGCTGGATTGA